The Arabidopsis thaliana chromosome 5, partial sequence genomic interval GGTTTGATTAAGTTTCAGGGAAGTATTTGGAAAATTTCATATCAAGACGGGCAAGCAAAACCATTTCTGGGCAAGCGAATCGACCGCATGGTCGATTGGACGGTCGACTCATCCATGTCCGCAAATCCGTCAGATTTCTAATCGAGCACTCAATAGAGCAGTCAATAGACGAGTTGGTCGATTGGACGGTCTACTGATTCATGTCCGCAAATCCGTAAATTTTCGAATCGACCAATCAATTGATCGATTGGTTTTGAAAGCCCAGGTAAGTCATCTCTTGACTTCGTCGGTTCACTAGAAATTTTCCGGTTTAGTCCCTTAACCaaccaaaaccgaaaaaaaaaataataataataataataataattccttctttttccttctctcaCGACCTCTTCCTCtcacttttctctcttttttcaaactcactctctcttttgttttcaaacacACTTGCTTGTTTTTAGTGATTCAAATCTCTTgttcacttttttttctccatagAACCCGAATTTAGCATCTCCACTCTCAGATTGACAAGGCACAATGGTAGAAGGCACAAAGAGAACAAACCCCAAACGTTCTAAGACAATGACCTCCACTGAACCGCAAAGTGAACCCGTTGCTCATTGGACTAAGGAAGATAAGAAAGCTCTCAAAGTCATCTCTCCACTTCCTTCATTTCCAACGCGTTTTGCAAATCGCGAGATCCTAGAGAAGATGGGTTTGCTCGAGACTATTGACGAGTTCTTCACAAAGATGGGACTTGGCGCCTTCACCTCCATGGATCACCCTACATTCAGTGAGCCTACAGTTGATTTCTTTAGCACCATGGAGTACACATTTACGAACCCAAAGATACCACTAGCTAAAGAAGGAATCATCAACTTCAAGGTCAAAACAAAGGCTTTCTCCATATCAATTCCCGACCTTTGTGAAGCCTATGGATTTGAGAACAAAAGCGAGATGAGCTTCCCGAAGTTTAAAGGAATCCACTTCTTTTGGGGCGAGCTAGCAAGCGGGAAATTCAGTTGTAACGCAAGTATCAAGAGCGTCCGCCATCCGGTAATTCGTTACGCCTTGAAGCTTCTCGCGCATGCTCTTTTTGGGAGAGGTGAAACGAGTTCTACTACGGTTTCCGAGATGTGCTTTCTTTTTCAAGGAGTCAAAGAATTGTTGGTAGAAGACGCGGACGAGAATGGCGATGGAAGGTTGGTACATGATGATCTTGGAAATGATGTGAACTATGGGTGCATCTTTGCTTCTTATCTAGAGGATTATAAGAACCGGCTAATCAAGGGCAAGACGAAATCCATCTACATTGGTGGTACTCTCACACCACTTTTTGTTAAAGCGGGAGTAGATCTTTCTCCATTCAATGCTCTCCCAAAGCGTGAATACATTGACTATGAGAACTTGGTGCGTTCTTGCTCTTTAAAACGTAGCGATGATGCTTTCATCTACTTGTACACGGATCGAGAGGATAACAAGTTGGAATGCATACTACCCTCAAAGGAGATCACAAATGTAGAGAGTCATGAAGACATTATGTTTTTGCCAAGTAAGGAATATCAAGTACCAAATTTGGAGCAATTTatggagattgaagaagaagacttgcCACCATCTCCACGAGATGACCCTTACAACCTCAACAAGTGTGATCTTCCCGAATTCACATTTGTGCCAAAGACCAAGATGGAGAAGTTTCTTCAATCCGTCATCAAGTCTCAAAGGAAGATAAACAAGTGGAAATCTTATGCAATAGGAAAGCTACttaagaaggtgaagaagctCCAACCACCGGATTATGTCTCTTCCGAGGATGAACttgtttttccttcaaatGAGGAGGAAGATAGAGACAATATTTTGGAGAGTGATGAGAATAATGAAACGCCCGCCACTTCATCACACTCGTCTAGGAGGAAGAACGCCTCGAGAGACCACTCCTACATGCCTTAGCCACTCCACGGTATCACTTGTATATACGactttatttcttttagttctatttatttattttcgttAGTCTTTTCctcatatttttctctcaCACCGAGACGGTGTGAAATAAGTTTGGGGGAGAGACTAACCATCTAAcgttgtgttttgttttgattttatttctttgagTCTTGCATTGTCAATATCtatgttttgagaaaaaataaaaaaaaaatctgaaaattttgaaaaatccaaaaaaatcatgtaGGTTTGCatattaattttctcttttagaaTTGAGTCTAGAAGCATCTAGTGtgcatttgcatttgcataggggataatgatttaattaccTTGTAGAAATTCAAGCTTAGGATTGAACTTAAAGCCCTTGATCACAGTTAATCGTTGCTTGATCATCTtggaaaaaatggaaaatccATGCTTAGACTTTTGCGTTTCTCGAAAGCAATTTCTACTTGTGTGAAGCTTACATGACTTTTGAAATATCTCTATGAATTTGGACTTAATTTGATATTGATTTCTCGCTTATGGATCCTAAATGCATTCTCATGGTAGTCTAAAAGACTCATTCGGGTTATCTTATTCGTTTTGCCAATCTTTTGTTAACCCGAATGGCCATTCTCACCTTTAGAATGGTTTTCCCTACCCTTAACCTTAAAACCTTTCTTTCAAGCCTATGTACTATTTGTGAGTGAGGCCTCTTGTATGAAAATGCTATAGATTTTGAAATCTTCAAAGTATTGAGAACGACAAGGTTTTAGCTCTTGTTTTTAGCTAGCTTTTGGAACATCTTTGGACTAGCTACTAGGTTGGGAATGAAAGATTTAAGTGGTTAGATTGAATACTTGGGATTgggtttgaaaaaaaaaaaaaaaaaaaaaaaaaaaaaacctctttttctcttagtttttGTTGCTTTGCATTCATATTTTGGCATATAGtattgcatttgcatttgcatttgttttttttaggtaCATGAGTGGAGTTTAAAGTTTTGGAAGTAAAATGGAGCAAATGGAGCAAACAAAGGAGCTAAAAGATTGCAAAGTGgccaaagaagagaagctagTAGGAATCTACCAAACTGGTCGATTGCGTGGTCGATTGGTCAGGACCAGAGCTACGGAGGAATATGAATCTACCAAAGTGGTCGATTTCGTGGTCTACTGGTCAAGGATTAATGTTGCGGACGATATTGAATCTACCAAGTGATCTATTGCTTGGTCGATTTCCTTCCTTAACCGGATCAAAACCCGGTTTGTTCCGGGTTGATCCGGTTTATTTTCTCATTACTATAAATACTCTTAACCTAGTTTTAGAGAGAGGGAGCTTTTGTTTAGGGATAAAAACTTCTCTTGAAGGTTCTTTATCTAAGGTTTTTGTATGAATGTTGAGTTCTTAAGTTTCTATATCaagtatttcttttaaatttctcaTCTATTCTCTAATGATTATGGCTTTACAAAGATCAAACCAATTCCTTTgtatgatcatgatcatgagtGAGTAGTCTCCTAGAGTTCTTTGGTTAGGGTAGATTAGGATGGTTTAGATGTTGGGTTATGGAGTTTAGGGCTAGATTACTTAAGATTCTTACTTATTGGTTGCTTTTAAGGCTAGATCAACCTTGATCATGATGATTTAGACATTAGGAATTTCATGCCcggaaggtgttcgatgaaattcccaaaccaaaatctttaAGTGCTTTTCATACCTTACCTTTGGAAATTGTTGATTAGGGTGATTAGTGGCTAGATAGACTTGTTATTTATGCTTATTGATCATTTGATTGCCTTTGGAAATTGttgatgattgattgattagtAAAGGGATTAATATCATGGAAATGTATTAGTCTTGTTTAGTGTTCTATGGCCTAAGGATCATTGCTTGTTAGAAGTTGTTTGTTGCTCCATAATCCATCTCTTTATCATTTCTAATCGATTACCTTAACCCGAGAATTCGTCTTTAGTTTTCGCTTagtaatttgttaatttcCCGCTTTGTTTACTTTCGAAACTTGTtggtcttttgtttcttgctttctcTTATCTTGTTTTGcattgtttgtttgataatgCATTGTTACTAAGATTTAGAATACTCAAAATCATCTTGTTAGCTTAGATTAAGCAAGTGTGTGTATTCTTGGTGAGTTGATTAAATTGCAAATTGTGGTTCGATAATTAATTGAAAGAAATGCTACATCAGTAGGTTTCGAAGTTAACTCATCCTGTATTTGGGGTTTCTTAGTTTACACGTTTCCTTTGGGGCAGATCCCTATTTGCTCTGGTTTATCGAAATTAAACCGGTGATTTTTAAGAACTGGAtgaaataaaacatgaaaacttaaaaattgaatttttcgATTCCTTTGCATGTCTTGTCGAAACCTGAAAGCTTGagtattttctttatatttttcgttTGAGAGCCAAAAACACAAGCAATTAAGCAAATCCcaactctctttttcattGAAATCCCGAAACAATTAGGTCGTGGATTAAGCTTTTGTAACAAGGTAGGTTTGGAGGTTTactcattatatttttttagggTTCCATAAGATTCCTATTTGCGTTGTGAGCTCTAATTTTCCCTGTATTGAAGTTAGAAGTTCCTGTTCTCAGTTTACCAGTTtatactctctttgtttcGTGCAGAGCAGATGGATCACTTAAGCAATTTACCAGACGAGCTTCTTTGCCATATTATGTCCTTCCTTACCACCAAGGAGGCTGCTTTGATATCGGTTCTCTCCAAAAGGTGGCGCAATTTGATTGCATTTGTCCCTAATCTTGATATTTTTGACTGTGATATTCTGCATTGGGAGGTGCGTAAAGAGGAAAGGGACGATATTCGACAGCTCTTCATGGATTTTGTGGATAGAGTTTTGGCATTGCAAGGTAACTCTCCCTTAAAGAAATTCTCCCTCTGTTGTGGCGGCGGTTCTTATTCGGATAGAGTGGATTGTTGGATACAGAATGTGATGGTGCGTGGTGTTTCGGAGCTTGATCTATCAATGATTTTTGATACCTCTTATCATATGTATCCACAAGTTTTCGAGAACAAGAAACTAGTTAAGCTCCATTATCTGGATTTGATATTCGTTGCTTGGATGGGAGCATTTTCTTACCAATGCTTAAAACTCTCCTTCTTGAATCAGTTTTGTTATCTGTTgagaattttgagatttttcttcGTGCTTTGCCTGCGCTTGAGGAATTAGTCATGAATCATATATACTGGAAAGAATTGGATGTGAATGTGCATGTATCTGTATCAAGTGCAAGCCTCAAGACCCTAACAATAAAATGCATCGTTTGTTTACATACTAAGTCATTTGATACACCTAGTCTTGCTTACTTATCTTACTCTGATTATGCCATGGGAGATTATCCCGTAGCTAAAATGGAAAACTTGTTTGAGGCTCGAATCAGCCTTTTTGTACCTGAAGACGATATCAGCCGAGTAAGAGCGCCAAACAATGATTTGTTAGAGGATGATGAGTACAATCATGCATGTTCTCCGATATGAAAATGTGGGGAAGCTTATGAATAGCATTCGAAATGTTCGGTATCTCTATTTCTCTCGTGATACTCTTGAGGTtagtgtttttgttcttttctctaTTAGCTGGTCTtggtaaaataaatgaaagataaCCAGCACTTCGTCTCAATTTATGGAGCATGGCAGTCATGTTTGTTCAAGTCctatttttaacaaataagCAAAAGTCTAATTATGGTTTGTCTTGTTATCAGGTGCTTTCTCTATGCTGTGAATCGATGCCAGTGTTCAAAAACCTCAAATCTTTATCTATCAAGAGTGTTGAGAGTCGAGGATGGCAAGCAATGCCAGTTCTTCTAAGGAACTGTCCACATTTAGAAACTCTAGTCCTTGAGGTATAGAAATAACTAATTTACCAAACATGTACAAAGATAGAGTTCACACATTGAAACCTTAAATGTCTCCTTTATGCCTTCAGGCTCTCTTGCACCATGTAACTGATAAATGCGGGGATGCTTGTGCCTGCGTCTCTCGGGAGGAGAAAGGTCGTTCGCTCAAATCTTGTCCAGTAAAAGTGTTAGAGATTAAAGAGTTTCAAGGAACAATGAAAGAGATGCACATGATAAAACATTTCCTGGACTATCTTCCGTGTTTGAAGGAGATGAAAATCTCCTATATGAAAAAGAATGATCATACTACACAGTTCAGAGTCATCCCTCAAGTTATTGCAGAGATGGTGGAACACTACAACAAGTTATCTAATTGCAATGTCCAGCTTGTAGTGAGTggtta includes:
- a CDS encoding F-box/RNI-like superfamily protein (F-box/RNI-like superfamily protein; CONTAINS InterPro DOMAIN/s: F-box domain, cyclin-like (InterPro:IPR001810), F-box domain, Skp2-like (InterPro:IPR022364), FBD-like (InterPro:IPR006566); BEST Arabidopsis thaliana protein match is: F-box/RNI-like superfamily protein (TAIR:AT5G38390.1); Has 30201 Blast hits to 17322 proteins in 780 species: Archae - 12; Bacteria - 1396; Metazoa - 17338; Fungi - 3422; Plants - 5037; Viruses - 0; Other Eukaryotes - 2996 (source: NCBI BLink).); its protein translation is MDHLSNLPDELLCHIMSFLTTKEAALISVLSKRWRNLIAFVPNLDIFDCDILHWEVRKEERDDIRQLFMDFVDRVLALQGNSPLKKFSLCCGGGSYSDRVDCWIQNVMVRGVSELDLSMIFDTSYHMYPQVFENKKLNFEIFLRALPALEELVMNHIYWKELDVNVHVSVSSASLKTLTIKCIVCLHTKSFDTPSLAYLSYSDYAMGDYPVAKMENLFEARISLFVPEDDISRLMNSIRNVRYLYFSRDTLEVLSLCCESMPVFKNLKSLSIKSVESRGWQAMPVLLRNCPHLETLVLEALLHHVTDKCGDACACVSREEKGRSLKSCPVKVLEIKEFQGTMKEMHMIKHFLDYLPCLKEMKISYMKKNDHTTQFRVIPQVIAEMVEHYNKLSNCNVQLVVSG